From a single Bacteroidota bacterium genomic region:
- a CDS encoding multidrug efflux SMR transporter: protein MKWLFLTLAIVFEVFGTTAMKLADGFKQPWWAVAMIVGYALCFYFLTLALRDFDLSVVYAVWSGLGIVLLTAIGIFFFSESVNVWKMVCIALILIGVVGLNLGTKHV, encoded by the coding sequence ATGAAATGGTTGTTTTTAACGCTTGCAATTGTGTTTGAGGTATTTGGTACCACTGCGATGAAACTCGCAGACGGGTTCAAGCAGCCGTGGTGGGCCGTGGCGATGATCGTCGGGTACGCCCTTTGTTTTTATTTTCTCACCCTCGCCCTGAGGGACTTCGACCTGAGCGTGGTCTATGCCGTCTGGTCTGGCTTGGGTATCGTCCTACTGACAGCTATTGGGATTTTCTTTTTTTCGGAGTCGGTCAATGTCTGGAAAATGGTCTGCATCGCCTTGATTCTCATCGGTGTTGTAGGATTGAATTTGGGAACGAAACATGTATGA
- a CDS encoding NAD(P)H-dependent oxidoreductase, producing MLVTIVSGTNRPNNLSIRVARLCQEYLSAQGIHTELLDLALLPREIAFDYLEDHSQTGFLPYQQIVDRSTHFVFVAPEYNGSIPGILKLFIDACDYPGSFRGKSAALVGIAAGIGGNERGINHLQDILQYFGMEVFPERVTVAKIREKWSAEGGFKDETAEESLRKMLIAYATTVVEA from the coding sequence ATGCTAGTTACCATCGTTTCAGGCACCAATCGGCCAAATAACTTGAGCATCAGGGTTGCAAGACTTTGTCAGGAATATCTGAGCGCACAAGGTATCCATACGGAATTGTTGGACTTGGCCTTGTTGCCGCGAGAAATTGCATTCGACTATCTTGAAGACCACTCACAGACTGGATTTTTGCCCTATCAGCAGATTGTAGACCGCAGTACGCATTTTGTTTTTGTGGCTCCCGAATACAACGGCAGCATTCCGGGCATCCTGAAGTTGTTTATCGACGCTTGTGACTATCCTGGAAGTTTCCGTGGAAAGTCGGCGGCTTTGGTGGGTATCGCGGCAGGAATAGGGGGGAATGAGCGTGGAATCAACCACTTGCAAGACATTTTGCAGTATTTCGGGATGGAAGTCTTTCCCGAGAGGGTGACCGTTGCTAAAATTCGGGAGAAATGGTCGGCCGAAGGCGGATTCAAGGATGAAACTGCAGAGGAAAGTTTGCGAAAGATGTTGATTGCCTACGCAACGACTGTTGTAGAGGCATAG
- a CDS encoding SET domain-containing protein, with protein sequence MSQLFEIVDSAIAGKGAVAIQRIPKGVVVHTMIGVACTVEDLFTLVGEGKEQPSDPFQIGDNEFLDLEETSRSFNHSCDPNVFVRGKNELVALRDIENGEEITFDYSTTMKYDAEKILAAGFPLWTCVCACGAPNCRGIIDEFKSLTPAIQAHYRNNGWLPDYLMR encoded by the coding sequence ATGTCTCAACTTTTTGAAATTGTGGATTCCGCCATCGCAGGCAAGGGTGCTGTAGCCATTCAAAGGATTCCTAAAGGAGTGGTGGTCCATACCATGATAGGTGTGGCATGTACGGTCGAGGATTTGTTTACACTTGTCGGAGAGGGAAAAGAACAACCCTCCGATCCGTTTCAAATCGGCGACAATGAATTTTTGGATTTGGAGGAGACCTCCCGATCCTTTAACCATTCTTGCGACCCCAATGTATTTGTGCGCGGAAAGAATGAATTGGTGGCTTTGCGCGACATCGAAAATGGGGAAGAAATCACTTTTGATTATTCAACCACGATGAAATACGATGCTGAAAAAATTCTTGCAGCCGGCTTTCCCCTATGGACTTGCGTTTGTGCTTGCGGAGCACCCAACTGCAGGGGAATCATTGATGAATTTAAGTCGTTGACGCCGGCCATCCAAGCCCATTACCGGAACAATGGGTGGTTGCCTGATTACCTGATGCGATGA